Within the Mucilaginibacter sp. CSA2-8R genome, the region TACTAAGGTGCATGCTGTTTGTGTAAAATGTGGTAACCAGGCGCTTTATTCATACCGCCTGGTGCCTGATGAAAGCCGGGTGTTACTTGGCGAACAGGAAAGCTATGAACCCCGCTGCCGGGTATGCTATCTGCAAGGTTGATAATGTTGGTGATGTACTGAACAAATGATTACACGGTTGGTTATAGATTTATATAACCGACTAAGTGATGAGCGTGAAACTAATAGCTGTTTTGCATTGTAATTTAGATGCAGAAGAAACCTTTGAACAAGAGTTAAAAAAATTGGTTGAAGCATCCATCAACGATCCCGGATGCCTGTCTTACGAATTATACCAGTATAACGAAGAGCGTTGCCGCTA harbors:
- a CDS encoding putative quinol monooxygenase → MSVKLIAVLHCNLDAEETFEQELKKLVEASINDPGCLSYELYQYNEERCRYVIIEEWQNEQSLKQHQEAVHYKHFIRVSPVLLAKPAKIKALTRLF